One genomic segment of Acidimicrobiales bacterium includes these proteins:
- a CDS encoding methyltransferase domain-containing protein: protein MSDERIPRAAAEGFDRGADVYEASRPSYPADAVARIESVAGLGPGRTVVDLAAGTGKLTRLLLGSGAEVVAVEPLAEMRRVLVEACGGRVEVLDGVAEDIPLDDASADAVIVAQAFHWFEPRAALAEMARVLRPGGTLVLVWNTRDRSHDWVERFGDLLAETVDDRPYDSYYEVDYAGVVAASGAFGDVDLWETTWSQTFDAELLVARAASVSVVAALDDDDRARVLDRVRRLAATHPDLAGRSTFPFPYTTRVYTCRRR, encoded by the coding sequence ATGTCCGACGAGCGGATCCCGCGCGCCGCGGCCGAGGGCTTCGACCGGGGCGCCGACGTCTACGAGGCGTCGCGCCCGTCGTACCCGGCTGACGCCGTCGCCCGGATCGAGTCCGTCGCCGGCCTCGGCCCGGGACGCACCGTCGTCGACCTCGCGGCGGGAACCGGCAAGCTCACCCGGCTCCTCCTCGGCTCGGGTGCGGAGGTCGTCGCCGTGGAGCCGTTGGCGGAGATGCGCAGGGTGCTGGTCGAGGCCTGCGGCGGACGGGTCGAGGTGCTCGACGGCGTCGCCGAGGACATCCCGCTCGACGACGCCTCGGCCGACGCCGTCATCGTGGCCCAGGCGTTCCACTGGTTCGAGCCCCGGGCGGCGCTCGCCGAGATGGCGCGGGTCCTGCGGCCCGGGGGGACGCTCGTCCTGGTGTGGAACACCCGTGACCGCTCCCACGACTGGGTGGAGCGCTTCGGCGACCTGCTGGCCGAGACGGTCGACGATCGACCCTACGACAGCTACTACGAGGTCGACTACGCCGGGGTGGTCGCCGCGTCGGGCGCGTTCGGGGACGTGGACCTGTGGGAGACCACCTGGTCCCAAACCTTCGACGCCGAGCTGCTGGTCGCCCGGGCCGCCTCGGTCAGCGTGGTCGCGGCGTTGGACGACGACGATCGGGCGCGGGTGCTCGACCGGGTCCGCCGCCTCGCCGCCACTCACCCGGACCTGGCCGGCCGGTCGACCTTCCCCTTCCCGTACACGACCCGGGTCTACACCTGTCGGCGACGGTGA
- a CDS encoding A/G-specific adenine glycosylase, with the protein MSPTPRTGVASGPALLEWWAEARRDLPWRRTRDPWAVLVSEVMLQQTQVERVVPRWHRFLERFPDESRCASAGVGAVVEEWAGLGYNRRAVSLHRCAQAVVDDHGGRFPGDLEALLDLPGVGPYTARAVLAFAFERDVAVVDTNVGRILARHGGEPLGPRRAQAAADALVPEGEGWAWNQALLDLGATVCRKQRPDCDRCPLAASCAWHGAGRPDPDPAVGSHGVSRSQSRFEGSFRQGRARLLDALRAGGVLAPGEWRSACGWEREGSAWDADDARRAAEALVAEGLAVVTSTGHLALAR; encoded by the coding sequence GTGAGCCCGACGCCCCGCACCGGGGTCGCCTCCGGGCCTGCACTCCTCGAGTGGTGGGCCGAGGCCCGGAGGGACCTCCCGTGGCGACGCACCCGCGATCCCTGGGCGGTCCTGGTGAGCGAGGTGATGCTCCAACAGACCCAGGTCGAGCGGGTGGTGCCTCGGTGGCACCGCTTCCTCGAACGCTTCCCCGACGAGTCCCGGTGCGCGAGCGCCGGAGTGGGCGCCGTGGTCGAGGAGTGGGCGGGCCTCGGCTACAACCGCCGGGCCGTCAGCCTGCACCGGTGTGCACAGGCCGTGGTCGACGACCACGGGGGTCGCTTCCCCGGCGACCTCGAGGCGCTCCTCGACCTCCCCGGTGTCGGTCCGTACACCGCACGGGCGGTGCTCGCGTTCGCGTTCGAGCGTGACGTGGCGGTCGTCGACACGAACGTCGGGCGGATCCTGGCGCGCCACGGCGGCGAGCCGCTCGGCCCGAGACGTGCCCAGGCCGCGGCCGACGCCCTGGTACCCGAAGGGGAGGGGTGGGCCTGGAACCAGGCCCTGCTCGATCTCGGCGCGACGGTGTGCCGCAAGCAGCGCCCCGACTGCGATCGGTGCCCGCTGGCGGCCTCGTGCGCCTGGCACGGGGCCGGTCGTCCCGACCCCGATCCCGCCGTCGGCTCGCACGGCGTCAGCCGATCCCAGAGCCGCTTCGAGGGCTCGTTCCGCCAGGGTCGGGCCCGGCTCCTCGACGCGCTGCGGGCCGGTGGCGTGCTCGCCCCCGGGGAGTGGCGCTCGGCGTGCGGCTGGGAACGGGAGGGCTCGGCCTGGGACGCCGACGACGCCCGCCGGGCGGCCGAGGCCCTCGTCGCCGAGGGCCTGGCCGTCGTGACCTCGACCGGGCACCTCGCCCTCGCCCGCTGA
- a CDS encoding conjugal transfer protein TraF: protein MSGGGVHRIETVGTELPDDGLIAVVKRDCPTCLLVVPALEQLGAAGGLTVVVQDDAEPFAHLPGVVIDRDLDTSWVLGVATVPTLVRRVGGADEGRTEGWSRREWEHLTGVADLAPGLPEQRPGCGSLTEEPSIRDRLRVRHEGARLRSRRIEISPLDDEMESLFDRGFTDGLPVVPPTPERVLRMLDGTSRDPSEVVAVVPPDLVECTVEKVAVNAVMAGCKPEYLPVVLAAVEAACTDEFNIHGLLATTWFAGPLVVVNGPVTRAIGMNSGVNALGQGNRANATIGRALQLVIRNVGGGRPGGIDRATLGNPGKYTFCFAEDEDGSPWTSLATDRGVPEGRSAVTLFAAEGVRGMADQTSRTPESLARSFAACLAGVTHPRVVVAFDAMLVVSPEHGRVFAEAGWDKQRLLDELKEVLMLDTDPLLEGVDGLEMGLDPKWAGLKLPKFRDGGLTITYAGGGAGMFSAIIGSWASGAVGSDPVTVEVRP from the coding sequence ATGTCGGGGGGCGGGGTGCACCGGATCGAGACCGTCGGGACCGAACTGCCCGACGACGGGCTGATCGCCGTCGTGAAACGCGACTGCCCGACGTGCCTCCTGGTCGTGCCGGCGCTCGAGCAGCTGGGCGCCGCCGGGGGGCTGACCGTCGTGGTGCAGGACGACGCAGAGCCCTTCGCCCACCTCCCGGGCGTCGTCATCGACCGCGACCTCGACACCTCCTGGGTGCTGGGCGTGGCCACCGTGCCGACCCTGGTTCGCCGCGTGGGCGGGGCCGACGAGGGTCGTACCGAAGGCTGGTCACGACGGGAGTGGGAGCACCTCACGGGCGTGGCCGACCTCGCACCCGGGCTCCCGGAGCAGCGACCCGGCTGCGGCTCGCTCACCGAGGAGCCGTCGATCCGCGACCGGCTCCGGGTGCGCCACGAAGGCGCCCGGTTGCGGTCGCGTCGCATCGAGATCTCACCGCTCGACGACGAGATGGAGTCGCTGTTCGACCGTGGGTTCACCGACGGCCTCCCGGTGGTGCCACCGACCCCCGAACGGGTGCTGCGCATGCTCGACGGCACGAGCCGCGACCCGTCCGAGGTCGTGGCCGTCGTGCCCCCCGACCTCGTCGAGTGCACCGTCGAGAAGGTGGCCGTCAACGCGGTGATGGCGGGCTGCAAGCCCGAGTACCTGCCGGTCGTCCTCGCCGCCGTCGAAGCGGCGTGCACCGACGAGTTCAACATCCACGGGCTCCTGGCCACGACGTGGTTCGCCGGTCCGCTCGTGGTCGTCAACGGACCCGTCACCCGGGCCATCGGCATGAACAGCGGCGTGAACGCCCTCGGCCAGGGGAACCGGGCCAACGCCACCATCGGCCGTGCCCTCCAGTTGGTGATCCGCAACGTCGGGGGCGGCCGCCCCGGGGGGATCGACCGGGCGACGCTCGGGAACCCCGGGAAGTACACGTTCTGCTTCGCCGAGGACGAGGACGGCTCGCCGTGGACGTCGCTGGCCACCGACCGGGGCGTGCCCGAGGGGCGTTCAGCGGTCACGCTCTTCGCCGCCGAGGGGGTGCGGGGCATGGCCGACCAGACGTCCCGGACCCCCGAGTCGCTGGCCCGCTCCTTCGCCGCCTGCCTGGCCGGGGTCACCCACCCGCGGGTGGTGGTCGCCTTCGACGCCATGTTGGTGGTCAGCCCCGAGCACGGCCGGGTGTTCGCCGAGGCGGGCTGGGACAAGCAGCGCCTCCTCGACGAGCTGAAGGAGGTCCTCATGCTCGACACCGACCCCCTCCTCGAGGGGGTGGACGGGCTCGAGATGGGCCTCGACCCGAAGTGGGCCGGCCTCAAGCTCCCCAAGTTCCGCGACGGCGGCCTCACCATCACCTACGCCGGCGGCGGGGCGGGCATGTTCAGTGCCATCATCGGGTCCTGGGCCTCCGGAGCCGTCGGCAGCGACCCCGTCACCGTGGAGGTGCGTCCGTGA
- a CDS encoding MBL fold metallo-hydrolase, whose translation MDVTFYGVRGSTPCSCDANRRYGGNTSSVVLRSDDADPILLDLGTGLRFFGIDQTCDEPLRAHALVSHLHWDHVQGLPFCEPLLCPGSELVVHGPADGGRGFGEAFDALMVPPFFPVQAREMSAAIHFVTVTAERFEVAGAKVTAARVPHTGDTLGYRVERDGVVVVYVSDHQQPGDNPWFVEPAVLELCDGADLLIHDAQYTTEEFASRADWGHCTVDYAVHVAAEAGARALALFHHDPSHDDERIDTLSLDAAELGSERGVDVVFAAADGLSFAVEPSRVRA comes from the coding sequence TTGGACGTCACCTTCTACGGAGTGCGAGGTTCGACCCCGTGTTCCTGCGACGCGAACCGTCGCTACGGCGGCAACACGTCGAGCGTCGTCCTCCGCTCGGACGACGCCGACCCGATCCTGCTCGACCTCGGCACCGGCCTGCGCTTCTTCGGCATCGACCAGACGTGTGACGAGCCGCTGCGGGCCCATGCCCTCGTCAGCCACCTGCACTGGGACCACGTCCAGGGCCTGCCGTTCTGCGAGCCGCTCCTGTGCCCCGGCAGCGAGCTCGTCGTCCACGGCCCCGCCGACGGGGGGCGCGGCTTCGGCGAGGCGTTCGACGCGCTGATGGTGCCCCCGTTCTTCCCGGTGCAGGCCCGGGAGATGTCCGCGGCCATCCACTTCGTCACCGTCACCGCCGAGCGCTTCGAGGTGGCCGGTGCGAAGGTCACCGCGGCGCGGGTGCCCCACACCGGCGACACGCTCGGCTACCGGGTCGAGCGCGACGGGGTCGTGGTGGTCTACGTGAGCGACCACCAACAGCCCGGCGACAACCCCTGGTTCGTCGAGCCGGCGGTGCTCGAGCTGTGCGACGGCGCCGACCTGTTGATCCACGACGCCCAGTACACGACCGAGGAGTTCGCGTCGCGGGCCGACTGGGGCCACTGCACCGTCGACTACGCGGTGCACGTCGCCGCCGAGGCGGGGGCGCGGGCGCTGGCGCTGTTCCACCACGACCCCTCCCACGACGACGAACGCATCGACACGCTGTCCCTCGACGCGGCCGAGCTCGGATCCGAGCGGGGGGTCGACGTCGTCTTCGCTGCCGCCGACGGCCTCTCCTTCGCGGTCGAGCCGTCCCGCGTGCGGGCCTAA
- a CDS encoding flavin reductase family protein, with product MSDQSRPAFDSAKYRQVLGHFPTGVTVITSMHEGAPVGMAIGSFASLSLEPPQVLFCAGSHSSTWPKVRANGSFCVNILAEDQEDVCRVFASKAPDKFAEIGWKRSGNGSPVIDGVLAYIDCGIENVVDSGDHAIVIGAVQDLDVRHEGGPLLFFRGGYGRYTM from the coding sequence GTGAGCGACCAGAGCCGACCAGCGTTCGATTCCGCCAAGTACCGCCAGGTGCTCGGTCACTTCCCGACCGGGGTGACCGTCATCACCTCCATGCACGAGGGGGCACCGGTGGGGATGGCGATCGGCTCGTTCGCCTCGCTGTCCCTCGAGCCCCCTCAGGTGCTCTTCTGCGCTGGCAGCCACTCGAGCACCTGGCCGAAGGTCCGGGCCAACGGCTCGTTCTGCGTGAACATCCTCGCCGAGGACCAGGAGGACGTCTGCCGGGTCTTCGCCTCCAAGGCCCCCGACAAGTTCGCGGAGATCGGGTGGAAGCGCTCCGGCAACGGTTCCCCGGTCATCGACGGCGTGCTGGCCTACATCGACTGCGGGATCGAGAACGTCGTCGACTCGGGTGACCACGCCATCGTCATCGGCGCGGTGCAGGACCTCGACGTGCGCCACGAGGGCGGGCCGTTGCTGTTCTTCCGTGGCGGCTACGGCCGCTACACGATGTAG
- a CDS encoding gamma carbonic anhydrase family protein, translating to MPVYALGDLEPRIDPTAFVHPDAVVIGDVEIGPESSIWPGTVLRGDNGSIRIGARSSIQDGSVVHCIPILPTTVGDNCVIGHIVHLEGCTVEDAALVGNGSVVLHRAIIRTGSLVGSNAVVPDGMEVPTGMMALGVPARLREGSGKLDFILHSADDYVKKGQRYRRELRRLD from the coding sequence GTGCCGGTCTACGCCCTCGGAGACCTCGAGCCCCGCATCGACCCGACCGCGTTCGTCCATCCCGACGCGGTGGTGATCGGCGACGTCGAGATCGGCCCCGAGTCGAGCATCTGGCCGGGCACCGTCCTGCGGGGTGACAACGGCTCGATCCGCATCGGGGCCCGGTCGTCGATCCAGGACGGGAGCGTGGTGCACTGCATCCCGATCCTGCCCACCACGGTGGGCGACAACTGCGTGATCGGCCACATCGTCCACCTCGAGGGCTGCACGGTCGAGGACGCCGCGTTGGTGGGCAACGGCTCGGTGGTGCTGCACCGGGCGATCATCCGGACGGGATCGCTGGTCGGCTCGAACGCCGTCGTCCCCGACGGCATGGAGGTCCCGACCGGGATGATGGCCCTCGGTGTGCCGGCCCGGCTCCGGGAGGGGTCCGGCAAGCTCGACTTCATCCTGCACTCGGCCGACGACTACGTGAAGAAGGGCCAGCGCTACCGACGCGAGCTGCGCCGCCTCGACTGA
- a CDS encoding DUF2752 domain-containing protein gives MAPPPPPAVDDDRALLAGAGPSVVAPTRPVWWKVGGLAVVGLAGCAYVAINDPNTSTLFPACPFRTITGLDCPGCGITRALHALFNADPVGALDQNLLFVLAVPVLLWWALRSALRSSGRATRAGPAFQWRAWMTWALVATISGFWVVRNIDWGPFAWLQSGLS, from the coding sequence GTGGCTCCGCCTCCCCCACCCGCGGTCGACGACGACCGGGCCCTGCTGGCCGGTGCCGGCCCGTCCGTCGTCGCGCCGACCCGCCCCGTCTGGTGGAAGGTCGGGGGCCTGGCGGTGGTCGGCCTGGCCGGATGCGCGTACGTGGCGATCAACGACCCCAACACCTCGACGCTGTTCCCGGCCTGTCCGTTCCGGACGATCACCGGGCTCGACTGCCCGGGCTGCGGCATCACCCGGGCGTTGCACGCGCTGTTCAACGCCGACCCCGTCGGCGCTCTCGACCAGAACCTGCTGTTCGTGCTCGCCGTGCCGGTGCTGCTGTGGTGGGCCCTGCGGAGCGCGCTGCGCTCGAGCGGCCGAGCCACGCGAGCCGGGCCGGCCTTCCAGTGGCGCGCCTGGATGACCTGGGCGCTGGTGGCGACGATCTCGGGGTTCTGGGTCGTCCGCAACATCGACTGGGGGCCGTTCGCGTGGCTCCAGTCGGGTCTCTCCTGA
- a CDS encoding LLM class F420-dependent oxidoreductase encodes MELGRVGIWQYQLDLVPSARSQELAAEVEALGYGAIWIPEAVGREAFTSATLLLSGTERIVVATGIASIWARDALCANSALQTVTEAFPERFLLGLGVSHQVMVEGMRGHDYTKPYSTMKTYLDQMDAGLFAAVAPSTPARRVLAALGPKMLRLAAERTDGAHPYFVPVEHTAFARETMGEGPLLCVEQAVVLEADPDVARRIARAHMSTYLTLPNYTNNLKRCGFTDADIADGGTDRLVDAIVAWGDEEAVAARVAAHHDAGADHVCIQVLPAESTAAPVDEWRRLAPALLG; translated from the coding sequence ATGGAACTCGGACGGGTCGGCATCTGGCAGTACCAACTCGATCTCGTGCCTTCGGCCAGGAGCCAGGAGCTCGCTGCGGAGGTCGAGGCGCTCGGCTACGGCGCGATCTGGATCCCGGAGGCGGTGGGGCGGGAGGCCTTCACCAGCGCCACGCTCCTGCTCTCGGGAACCGAGCGGATCGTCGTGGCCACCGGGATCGCCTCCATCTGGGCTCGTGACGCCCTGTGCGCCAACTCGGCGCTCCAGACCGTGACCGAGGCCTTCCCCGAGCGCTTCCTCCTCGGCCTCGGCGTCAGCCACCAGGTGATGGTCGAGGGCATGCGGGGTCACGACTACACGAAGCCGTACTCGACGATGAAGACCTACCTCGACCAGATGGACGCCGGCCTGTTCGCCGCCGTCGCCCCGTCGACCCCGGCGCGGCGGGTGCTGGCCGCCCTGGGCCCGAAGATGCTGCGCCTCGCCGCCGAGCGGACCGACGGCGCCCACCCCTACTTCGTGCCGGTGGAGCACACCGCGTTCGCCCGCGAGACCATGGGTGAGGGCCCCCTGCTCTGCGTCGAGCAGGCGGTGGTCCTGGAGGCCGACCCCGACGTCGCCCGCCGGATCGCCCGCGCCCACATGTCGACGTACCTGACCCTGCCCAACTACACGAACAACCTGAAGCGGTGCGGCTTCACCGACGCCGACATCGCCGACGGGGGCACCGATCGCCTGGTCGACGCCATCGTGGCCTGGGGGGACGAGGAGGCCGTCGCCGCCCGGGTGGCCGCCCACCACGACGCCGGGGCCGACCACGTGTGCATCCAGGTGCTGCCCGCCGAGTCCACCGCCGCCCCGGTGGACGAGTGGCGCCGACTCGCCCCTGCGCTCCTCGGCTGA
- a CDS encoding PQQ-dependent sugar dehydrogenase, with translation MRRLLLTIGIVAALGVVASACQAPTRLEVDAVVPGLDRPWDVAFVPNGPMMVTERSGPVNVVRFDGSHYEVARPADVVAQSEGGMMGLAVDPAFATNRRVYTCFMSNAGGALDVRVVRWRLNEALTALTSRADIVTGIPVNTSGQAGRHSGCRTRFGPDGFLWVTTGDAAMATVPQDRTSLGGKVLRVDTNGNGAPGNPGGTLDPRIYSFGHRNPQGISFRPSDRLPVVVEHGTGCDDEVNGLRAGGNYGWDPRRLDGGPGYDESRPMTDTVRHPGAIPALWRSGCPTIAPSGATFLDGPQWQLWGNGLAMAVLKGQQLRVMKLDNPDASASQEWTRLTDQGRLRVAVQGPDGNLYVATDASPGRILRVVPRYD, from the coding sequence GTGCGACGACTTCTGCTGACGATCGGGATCGTGGCGGCGCTGGGGGTGGTGGCCTCGGCCTGCCAGGCGCCGACCCGACTGGAGGTCGACGCGGTCGTCCCGGGCCTCGACCGACCGTGGGACGTCGCCTTCGTGCCGAACGGCCCGATGATGGTGACCGAGCGCAGCGGGCCGGTGAACGTCGTCCGCTTCGACGGCAGCCACTACGAGGTCGCCCGCCCGGCTGACGTCGTCGCCCAGTCCGAGGGCGGGATGATGGGGCTGGCGGTCGATCCCGCGTTCGCGACCAACCGCCGCGTCTACACCTGCTTCATGTCGAACGCCGGCGGTGCGCTCGACGTGCGCGTCGTGCGGTGGCGCCTCAACGAGGCGCTCACCGCGCTCACCTCGCGGGCCGACATCGTCACCGGCATCCCGGTCAACACGAGCGGCCAGGCCGGGCGCCACTCGGGCTGTCGCACCCGCTTCGGCCCCGACGGCTTCCTGTGGGTCACCACCGGTGATGCGGCCATGGCCACCGTCCCCCAGGACCGCACCTCCCTCGGAGGCAAGGTCCTGCGGGTGGACACGAACGGCAACGGCGCCCCGGGGAACCCGGGTGGGACCCTCGATCCGCGCATCTACTCCTTCGGGCACCGCAACCCGCAGGGGATCTCGTTCCGGCCGAGCGACCGTCTGCCGGTGGTGGTCGAGCACGGCACCGGGTGCGACGACGAGGTGAACGGACTCCGGGCGGGGGGCAACTACGGCTGGGACCCGCGCCGCCTCGACGGTGGTCCGGGCTACGACGAGAGCCGCCCGATGACCGACACCGTCCGCCACCCCGGGGCGATCCCCGCGCTGTGGCGGTCGGGCTGTCCGACCATCGCGCCGTCGGGCGCGACGTTCCTCGACGGTCCCCAGTGGCAGCTGTGGGGGAACGGTCTGGCGATGGCCGTGCTGAAGGGGCAACAGCTGCGGGTCATGAAGCTCGACAACCCCGATGCCTCGGCCAGCCAGGAGTGGACGCGGCTCACCGACCAGGGACGGCTGCGGGTGGCGGTGCAGGGCCCGGACGGGAACCTGTACGTGGCCACCGACGCCTCCCCGGGGCGGATCCTGCGGGTCGTCCCGCGGTACGACTGA
- the sufB gene encoding Fe-S cluster assembly protein SufB, which translates to MATTDLDLDLGRYKLGWSDAEDYVFKPKRGLNEDIIREMSWMKGEPDWMRDIRLKSYQHFERRPMPNWGGDMSEIFFDEIFYYIKPTDHQVDAWDELPDSVKQTYEKLGIPEAERKYLAGVTAQYESEVVYHKNREDLEAQGVIFTDMDTALREHPEIVRAYFGTVIPKNDNKFAALNTAVWSGGSFIYVPPGVSVEMPLQAYFRINAENMGQFERTLIIADEGSQVHYIEGCSAPVYTTDSLHSAVVEIVVKPSARVTYTTIQNWSNNVFNLVTKRARVETEGHMEWIDGNIGSRLTMKYPAVYMVGPKASGEVLSVAYAGPGQHQDAGAKMVHAAPETTSKIVSKSISKDGGRTSYRGLVRVEDDAYGCKSHVQCDALILDDESVSDTFPYMEVGSRDAVVGHEATVSKVADEQLFYLMSRGLSEEQAMGMVVNGFIEPVTRTLPMEYAVEWSRLIELQMEGSVG; encoded by the coding sequence ATGGCCACCACCGACCTCGACCTCGATCTCGGCCGCTACAAGCTCGGGTGGAGCGACGCCGAGGACTACGTCTTCAAGCCCAAGCGGGGCCTGAACGAGGACATCATCCGCGAGATGTCGTGGATGAAGGGCGAGCCGGACTGGATGCGCGACATCCGCCTGAAGAGCTACCAGCACTTCGAGCGGCGCCCGATGCCGAACTGGGGCGGCGACATGTCGGAGATCTTCTTCGACGAGATCTTCTACTACATCAAGCCCACCGACCATCAGGTCGACGCCTGGGACGAGCTCCCCGACTCGGTGAAGCAGACCTACGAAAAGCTCGGCATCCCCGAGGCGGAGCGCAAGTACCTGGCCGGCGTGACGGCGCAGTACGAGTCCGAGGTCGTGTACCACAAGAACCGTGAGGACCTCGAGGCCCAGGGCGTCATCTTCACCGACATGGACACGGCCCTGCGCGAGCACCCCGAGATCGTGCGGGCCTACTTCGGGACCGTCATCCCGAAGAACGACAACAAGTTCGCGGCGCTGAACACCGCCGTCTGGTCCGGCGGCTCGTTCATCTACGTCCCGCCCGGGGTCAGCGTCGAGATGCCGCTGCAGGCCTACTTCCGGATCAACGCCGAGAACATGGGCCAGTTCGAGCGCACGCTGATCATCGCCGACGAGGGCAGCCAGGTGCACTACATCGAGGGCTGCTCGGCGCCGGTGTACACCACCGACTCGCTGCACTCCGCGGTCGTCGAGATCGTCGTGAAGCCCAGCGCCCGGGTGACCTACACGACCATCCAGAACTGGTCCAACAACGTGTTCAACCTGGTCACCAAGCGGGCCCGGGTCGAGACCGAGGGCCACATGGAGTGGATCGACGGCAACATCGGCAGTCGACTGACCATGAAGTACCCGGCGGTCTACATGGTCGGTCCGAAGGCGTCCGGCGAGGTGCTGTCCGTGGCCTACGCCGGACCGGGCCAGCACCAGGACGCCGGGGCCAAGATGGTCCACGCCGCCCCCGAGACGACGTCCAAGATCGTCTCGAAGTCCATCTCGAAGGACGGCGGCCGCACCTCCTACCGAGGCCTGGTCCGGGTCGAGGACGACGCCTACGGCTGCAAGAGCCATGTCCAGTGCGACGCCCTCATCCTCGACGACGAGTCGGTCTCCGACACGTTCCCGTACATGGAGGTCGGTTCCCGCGACGCCGTCGTCGGCCACGAGGCCACGGTGTCCAAGGTGGCCGACGAGCAGCTCTTCTACCTGATGAGCCGAGGGCTCTCCGAGGAGCAGGCCATGGGCATGGTGGTCAACGGCTTCATCGAGCCGGTGACCCGCACCCTCCCGATGGAGTACGCCGTCGAGTGGAGTCGCCTGATCGAGCTCCAGATGGAGGGCTCGGTCGGCTGA
- the sufD gene encoding Fe-S cluster assembly protein SufD produces MNSSESAGADRAAPPEVVALNSPTPATVPALGGPAWLEDRRRQAAEAAADRGLPSTDEEVWRYSRIADLDLDEWPLATERPPGALPAGVAEILAALPDRAATVVVRNGFVVHAETDPTWAAEGLYAGPLVDGPDPEGALGATSDVPTDLFHGLNDAYAAEPVLVAAPRGLTVDAPVIVVDWVDAAQAAVYPRLVVRLGEDADLRVLAWQGSADVAAFVAPVVELDVARAARLGYTEVQDRGGRLWQITSQVSRVEADATLTASHAGLGGEYARVRTDCRLVGRGATGNLHAVYFGEGDQTLDFRTFQDHGAPDTTSNLLFKGVVGDRSRSVYTGLIKVEKDARGTNAFQTNRNIKLSAEAWAESVPNLEIENNDVHCSHASTVGPIDEEQRFYLESRGVPTEIAERLIVAGFFDEVTDQLPVPAARPLVERLIEARLDRREQP; encoded by the coding sequence GTGAATTCGTCCGAGTCCGCCGGCGCCGATCGCGCCGCCCCACCCGAGGTGGTCGCCCTGAACAGCCCGACGCCCGCCACCGTCCCCGCCCTCGGTGGCCCCGCCTGGCTCGAGGACCGCCGTCGGCAGGCCGCCGAGGCGGCCGCCGACCGAGGCCTGCCGAGCACCGACGAGGAGGTCTGGCGCTACAGCCGCATCGCCGACCTGGACCTCGACGAATGGCCGCTGGCCACCGAGCGCCCCCCGGGCGCGCTCCCGGCCGGCGTGGCGGAGATCCTCGCCGCCCTGCCCGACCGGGCCGCCACCGTCGTGGTGCGCAACGGGTTCGTGGTCCACGCCGAGACCGATCCGACCTGGGCGGCCGAGGGGCTCTACGCCGGGCCGCTGGTCGACGGGCCCGACCCCGAGGGCGCGCTGGGCGCCACCTCCGACGTGCCGACCGACCTCTTCCACGGGCTCAACGACGCCTACGCCGCCGAGCCCGTCCTCGTCGCCGCGCCGCGCGGCCTGACCGTCGACGCCCCTGTGATCGTCGTCGACTGGGTCGACGCGGCGCAGGCTGCCGTCTACCCCCGCCTGGTGGTCCGCCTCGGCGAGGACGCCGACCTGCGCGTCCTCGCCTGGCAGGGCTCGGCCGACGTGGCCGCCTTCGTGGCGCCGGTCGTCGAGCTCGACGTCGCCCGTGCCGCCCGTCTGGGCTACACCGAGGTGCAGGACCGCGGCGGGCGGCTGTGGCAGATCACCTCCCAGGTGAGCCGGGTCGAGGCCGACGCCACCCTCACCGCCTCCCACGCCGGGCTGGGCGGGGAGTACGCCCGGGTGCGCACCGACTGCCGCCTCGTCGGACGGGGGGCGACCGGCAACCTCCACGCCGTGTACTTCGGCGAGGGCGACCAGACCCTCGACTTCCGCACCTTCCAGGACCACGGTGCCCCCGACACGACCTCCAACCTGTTGTTCAAGGGGGTCGTCGGCGACCGGTCCCGCTCGGTCTACACGGGCCTCATCAAGGTCGAGAAGGACGCCCGGGGGACCAACGCCTTCCAGACCAACCGCAACATCAAGCTCTCCGCCGAGGCCTGGGCCGAGTCGGTGCCCAACCTCGAGATCGAGAACAACGACGTGCACTGCAGCCACGCCTCGACCGTCGGGCCCATCGACGAGGAGCAGCGCTTCTACCTCGAGAGCCGGGGCGTGCCCACCGAGATCGCCGAGCGCCTCATCGTGGCCGGCTTCTTCGACGAGGTCACCGACCAGCTCCCGGTCCCGGCGGCCCGCCCCCTCGTCGAGCGGCTCATCGAGGCTCGTCTCGACCGGCGGGAGCAGCCATGA
- a CDS encoding non-heme iron oxygenase ferredoxin subunit — MSLERICAVTDVPDGEARRFDLGRVRLAVVRIGGDFYAIGDRCTHQDISLSEGEVHVDSLELECWKHGSCFSLVDGEPSSLPATKATPTYTVAVDGDDLFVEID; from the coding sequence ATGAGCCTGGAACGCATCTGCGCCGTCACCGACGTCCCCGACGGCGAGGCCCGCCGCTTCGACCTCGGCCGGGTCCGCCTGGCCGTGGTGCGCATCGGCGGCGACTTCTACGCCATCGGCGACCGCTGCACCCACCAGGACATCTCCCTCTCGGAGGGGGAGGTCCACGTCGACAGCCTCGAGCTGGAGTGCTGGAAGCACGGGAGCTGCTTCTCGCTCGTCGACGGCGAGCCGTCGTCGCTCCCGGCCACCAAGGCCACGCCCACCTACACCGTCGCCGTCGACGGCGACGACCTCTTCGTGGAGATCGACTGA